In Acanthochromis polyacanthus isolate Apoly-LR-REF ecotype Palm Island chromosome 18, KAUST_Apoly_ChrSc, whole genome shotgun sequence, the following proteins share a genomic window:
- the mrps2 gene encoding 28S ribosomal protein S2, mitochondrial: MAARALTRGLLGLRHSRTVTLTYSSGHHYATATSVESPQPQVDEYTDKILNQPLQKPDFFRVSELFSLKDLFDARVHLGHKKGCRHRLMEPYLYGCRLNHDIIDLDQTVEHLQLALNFTAHVAYRGGIILFVSRRRQFSHLVECTAKDCEEYAHTRYWQGGLLTNANIQYGSGVRLPDLIIFLSTLNNVFQQHVGIRDAAKMNIPTVGVVDSNCNPSLVTYPIPGNDDTPVTMELYCRLFKMTINRAKDKRKQMEILHGLSAPSTPSSWHE; encoded by the exons ATGGCTGCACGGGCGCTGACAAGAG GCCTTTTAGGGTTACGGCATTCACGGACTGTTACACTCACATACAGTAGTGGACATCACTATGCCACAGCGACGTCTGTTGAATCACCTCAACCCCAAGTTGATGAATATACAG ATAAGATTTTAAACCAGCCTCTTCAGAAGCCGGACTTCTTCCGTGTGTCTGAGCTTTTCTCGTTGAAAGACCTGTTCGACGCCAGAGTGCATCTTGGTCATAAAAAGGGTTGCAGGCACAG ATTGATGGAGCCTTATCTTTATGGCTGCCGTTTAAACCACGATATAATTGATCTCGACCAAACGGTGGAACACCTTCAGCTAGCCCTGAACTTCACCGCCCACGTCGCATACCGTGGTGGCATCATACTGTTTGTCAGCCGTCGGCGTCAGTTTAGCCACCTGGTGGAGTGCACCGCTAAGGATTGTGAGGAGTACGCACATACGCGGTACTGGCAGGGCGGCCTCCTCACCAACGCCAACATCCAGTACGGCTCAGGAGTCCGCCTACCGGACCTCATCATCTTCCTCTCCACTCTCAACAATGTGTTTCAGCAGCATGTGGgtatcagagatgcagccaagatgAACATCCCCACAGTGGGTGTGGTGGACTCAAACTGCAACCCCAGCCTGGTGACGTACCCCATTCCTGGGAATGACGACACTCCGGTCACCATGGAGCTCTACTGTCGCTTGTTCAAGATGACGATCAACCGTGccaaagacaaaaggaaacagatGGAGATACTTCATGGCCTATCAGCGCCCTCCACACCAAGCTCAtggcatgaataa
- the ppp1r26 gene encoding LOW QUALITY PROTEIN: protein phosphatase 1 regulatory subunit 26 (The sequence of the model RefSeq protein was modified relative to this genomic sequence to represent the inferred CDS: inserted 1 base in 1 codon): MYLMNVPPVAATQTEWRTCGPPGGYSLPVCFNDSDTELSTRGTPISDKVQMIIESLRSTQSSLEMGDEIEGNVLSGQEGHPQVCKAAVGSYMGAKSQTKYPTENPHADVSSPNNHESSDSDSDDSVDRGIEEAILEYLKEKDDHKRKVEPCSTFLQSSKIPRKSLAIPEVSKQNSDSSAFLIASSQFPKSVKVETPTVPAGIPXKKYIKNKASLNENTSKNFELNKCSSTSLVSSKEPAKSPSKSITLSNKTVKLPITVKVKEESNDSSSDDGIEEAIQRYQLEKKEQQNKREVFNPQPFEEESDSTSDDGIEEAIRHYQLEQLKEKNILKPFLHEQKPDSKSLIHAVGSMNMESMKKHKLKKKRSKTEKEGKSLQASTSSVFVPKTTLSDSSKSKGNGLLSLKAEGFKEQPAPAPSKVNTTAELMCAEAILDISKTVMPEAFQHSVGLSSCATTESSMQSSVPDNCPYEESNDSSIDSEDGIEQEIRKFLEQKAQMHKQPPSSAVIQEAHHANEPDLVKAKEGTFQKKPHRLSFTHRKRQREKSLSVCNMSGTDDTVKETSTKALPEHTEESNTLVFSQRNQMQPIAGLHKTDQSGDKSSSLDSDEDLDTAIKDLLKTKKMSKKKNRDLKRKPRKCLKDEEPLLGSASQAKKFKPDPVSKFCALKKVHKSKGDMKAKSGLNKKSVSQLKQIQKSKEHDLHDGETERLKGAENRDTQLLQAVEATAQMKEDSSSVDSDDSIELEIRRFLAEKAKVSTADKSKDGDVSRNGTVLVRNPLRDEDIKQENQLAEIPTKISPLCAQRPFINPAQDRPLRPTSQSLLPDMSTVSTHSHLPSVQSCSPSLMEPADGAGAARTEQRRPNAGRGVIHNVTPQVERVRPVLSLNAAHSCSESNKWRQSLGLPTSDTRALSRTPFHITSSEISETSSSTLPYQSGAISHKLQTPGSVWSSAMTGRAPFACTTETSVNTPFRSSVLNFVSTARQHPKMSFARSLVPAYRSQCSMDGDKQSMVHISKDKSVFVELESNRTNHVQVQSRDRSEGKERVDLLNEKKREGESMKIGNKEVHRERKEEEFIDEAECESGDRRNPEKKQGFSTL; this comes from the exons ATGTACTTGATGAATGTACCTCCTGTCGCAGCGACGCAAACAGAATGGAGAACATGTGGCCCTCCTGGAGGCTATAGCCTTCCAGTCTGCTTCAATGACTCTGACACAGAGTTGTCCACCAGAGGCACACCTATCTCAGACAAGGTCCAGATGATCATAGAGAGCCTTCGGAGCACCCAGTCCTCACTCGAGATGGGCGACGAGATCGAGGGAAATGTGCTATCAGGACAGGAGGGTCATCCCCAAGTCTGCAAGGCTGCAGTGGGGTCTTACATGGGAGCCAAGTCCCAAACTAAATACCCCACTGAAAACCCGCATGCAGACGTTTCCTCCCCAAACAACCACGAGAGCAGCGACTCTGACAGTGATGATTCTGTGGACAGAGGAATCGAGGAGGCAATACTGGAATAcctgaaagaaaaagatgatCACAAACGCAAGGTGGAACCGTGCTCCACTTTTCTCCAATCATCCAAAATTCCCAGAAAAAGTTTAGCCATTCCTGAGGTTTCCAAGCAGAACTCTGACAGCAGTGCATTCTTGATTGCGAGTAGCCAGTTTCCCAAAAGTGTCAAAGTTGAGACCCCTACAGTACCAGCTGGTATAC ATAAAAAGTATATCAAAAACAAGGCGTCCCTAAATGAAAACACATCTAAGAACTTTGAATTGAATAAATGTTCAAGTACAAGTTTAGTCAGTTCAAAAGAACCAGCGAAGAGCCCCTCAAAATCAATCACCCTCAGCAACAAAACTGTCAAGTTACCAATCACAGTGAAAGTGAAGGAAGAGTCAAATGATTCCAGCAGTGACGATGGCATCGAAGAGGCCATTCAGAGATACCAGTTGGAAAAGAAGGAGCAGCAGAATAAAAGGGAAGTTTTCAATCCACAGCCTTTCGAAGAGGAGTCTGACTCCACGAGCGATGATGGGATTGAAGAGGCTATTCGCCACTACCAGCTCGAACAGCTCAAGGAGAAGAATATCCTGAAACCATTCCTACATGAGCAAAAACCCGACAGTAAGTCACTAATACATGCTGTTGGGAGTATGAACATGGAAAGcatgaagaaacacaaactgaagaaaaaaaggagcaaaacagagaaagaagggaaaTCTTTGCAAGCCTCTACTTCATCTGTCTTCGTACCCAAGACTACACTTTCAGACAGCTCCAAAAGTAAAGGAAATGGACTGCTTTCATTGAAAGCAGAAGGTTTTAAGGAGCAACCAGCCCCTGCACCTTCAAAGGTTAATACAACCGCAGAACTCATGTGCGCTGAGGCCATCCTGGACATTTCAAAAACTGTTATGCCTGAGGCCTTCCAGCATAGTGTTGGCCTCAGCAGTTGTGCCACCACCGAATCTTCCATGCAGTCTTCTGTTCCTGACAATTGTCCGTATGAAGAAAGCAATGACAGCTCAATTGACAGCGAAGATGGGATTGAACAAGAAATCAGGAAGTTTCTAGAGCAGAAGGCTCAAATGCACAAACAGCCGCCCAGCTCTGCTGTGATTCAAGAAGCTCACCATGCAAATGAACCAGACTTAGTGAAAGCAAAAGAAGGGACTTTCCAAAAGAAACCACACAGATTGTCTTTTACccacagaaaaagacagagagagaaaagccTTAGTGTTTGCAACATGTCAGGGACAGATGACACTGTTAAAGAAACTAGCACTAAGGCTTTGCCTGAGCATACGGAAGAATCAAACACCTTAGTGTTTTCCCAGAGAAATCAGATGCAACCAATCGCTGGATTACACAAGACAGACCAAAGTGGAGACAAAAGCAGCTCACTTGACAGTGATGAGGATCTAGACACTGCGATAAAAGACCTGCTCAAGACAaaaaagatgtcaaagaaaaagAACCGAGACCTAAAGCGGAAACCAAGGAAGTGCCTCAAGGATGAAGAGCCACTGTTAGGAAGTGCTTCACAGGCTAAAAAGTTCAAACCTGATCCTGTTTCCAAGTTTTGTGCTTTGAAAAAAGTCCACAAGAGCAAGGGAGACATGAAAGCCAAGTCTGGATTGAACAAAAAGAGCGTTTCACAACTTAAGCAAATTCAGAAAAGTAAGGAGCATGATTTGCATGATGGTGAAACGGAGAGACTGAAAGGAGCTGAGAATCGAGACACCCAATTACTGCAGGCTGTTGAAGCCACTGCTCAGATGAAGGAAGATAGCAGCTCTGTAGACAGCGATGATAGCATCGAGCTAGAGATCAGAAGGTTTCTGGCTGAAAAGGCCAAAGTTTCCACTGCAGATAAAAGTAAAGACGGAGACGTTTCGAGGAATGGTACTGTTCTGGTTCGTAACCCACTCAGAGATGAAGACATTAAACAGGAAAATCAGCTGGCTGAGATTCCCACAAAAATCAGTCCTCTCTGTGCACAGCGTCCTTTTATTAATCCAGCTCAAGATAGACCACTACGTCCAACGTCGCAGAGTTTGCTGCCCGACATGTCTACTGTTAGTACGCATTCACATCTgccctcagtccagtcctgcagCCCCAGCCTTATGGAGCCAGCTGACGGAGCAGGGGCAGCTAGAACCGAGCAAAGGAGGCCTAACGCTGGGAGAGGAGTCATCCACAATGTCACGCCACAGGTGGAGAGAGTTCGACCAGTTTTGAGTCTTAACGCTGCTCATTCTTGCTCCGAGTCAAACAAGTGGCGCCAGAGCCTGGGACTCCCCACTTCTGATACGAGGGCTCTCAGTCGGACTCCATTCCATATCACCTCGTCTGAAATCAGCGAGACTTCATCATCAACCCTGCCATATCAAAGCGGGGCCATCAGCCACAAATTACAGACTCCAGGCAGCGTTTGGTCCTCTGCAATGACCGGCAGAGCGCCATTCGCCTGCACAACAGAGACGAGTGTAAATACCCCGTTCAGATCCTCGGTTTTGAATTTTGTTTCTACTGCCAGGCAGCATCCGAAGATGTCCTTCGCACGGAGCCTCGTGCCTGCGTACAGGTCCCAGTGCTCTATGGATGGAGATAAACAGAGTATGGTGCATATATCCAAGGACAAGAGTGTGTTTGTCGAACTGGAATCGAACAGGACCAACCATGTCCAGGTTCAAAGCAGGGACAGGAGCGAGGGAAAGGAGAGAGTGGACTtgctaaatgagaaaaaaagagaaggcGAGAGCATGAAGATAGGTAACAAAGAAGTACATcgagagaggaaagaggaagaatTTATAGATGAGGCAGAGTGTGAGTCAGGCGACAGGAGAAATCCAGAAAAGAAGCAGGGCTTTTCCACTTTGTAA